In Podarcis muralis chromosome 14, rPodMur119.hap1.1, whole genome shotgun sequence, one genomic interval encodes:
- the LOC114584619 gene encoding uncharacterized protein LOC114584619 isoform X3, which produces MMGLEGGLYGCDDPAYWRAVLNVYQDVVMAKASKKGKTIALDKWYQEELPIAVSGRKDKHLTKEELVRLMEWKLSRGKFRPRLQQLVATNSSEMVESCTRKAFQLLPDIAAAMTELCKLKAVGPATASAILTSGAPEAAAFMADEAVESLPGLVPVQYTLKHYLLYLDGIQSCVKKLNEAHILSSAVPAQAMDSATG; this is translated from the exons ATGATGGGGCTGGAAGGAGGACTTTATGGATGTGATGACCCTGCATACTGGAGAGCGGTTTTGAATGTTTACCAGGATGTGGTCATGGCCAAAGCGAGCAAGAAGGGGAAAACCATTGCCTTGGATAAATG GTATCAAGAGGAGCTGCCAATTGCTGTTTCCGGGCGGAAGGACAAACACTTGACAAAAGAAGAGCTGGTGAGGCTGATGGAATGGAAGCTTTCC AGAGGCAAGTTTCGCCCTCGACTCCAGCAGCTGGTGGCCACTAACTCCAGCGAGATGGTGGAGAGCTGTACCAGAAAAGCCTTCCAGCTCCTCCCTGACATAGCAGCTGCCATGACTGAGCTGTGCAAACTCAAGGCTGTGGGGCCCGCCACAGCTTCAG CGATTCTGACTTCCGGAGCCCCGGAAGCAGCTGCCTTTATGGCCGACGAAGCAGTAGAGTCTCTGCCAGGCCTTGTCCCTGTCCAGTATACCCTCAAGCACTACCTGCTCTACCTTGACGGAATCCAGAGCTGTGTCAAGAAGCTAAACGAAG cACATATCCTAAGCTCAGCAGTGCCCGCTCAAGCCATGGACTCTGCCACAGGATGA
- the LOC114584619 gene encoding uncharacterized protein LOC114584619 isoform X2, whose translation MMGLEGGLYGCDDPAYWRAVLNVYQDVVMAKASKKGKTIALDKWYQEELPIAVSGRKDKHLTKEELRGKFRPRLQQLVATNSSEMVESCTRKAFQLLPDIAAAMTELCKLKAVGPATASAILTSGAPEAAAFMADEAVESLPGLVPVQYTLKHYLLYLDGIQSCVKKLNEADAEQAWTPHRVEMCLWAWAIGSKLQLPSLRALGGEGAKAGDGAEAGRPKKKRKAT comes from the exons ATGATGGGGCTGGAAGGAGGACTTTATGGATGTGATGACCCTGCATACTGGAGAGCGGTTTTGAATGTTTACCAGGATGTGGTCATGGCCAAAGCGAGCAAGAAGGGGAAAACCATTGCCTTGGATAAATG GTATCAAGAGGAGCTGCCAATTGCTGTTTCCGGGCGGAAGGACAAACACTTGACAAAAGAAGAGCTG AGAGGCAAGTTTCGCCCTCGACTCCAGCAGCTGGTGGCCACTAACTCCAGCGAGATGGTGGAGAGCTGTACCAGAAAAGCCTTCCAGCTCCTCCCTGACATAGCAGCTGCCATGACTGAGCTGTGCAAACTCAAGGCTGTGGGGCCCGCCACAGCTTCAG CGATTCTGACTTCCGGAGCCCCGGAAGCAGCTGCCTTTATGGCCGACGAAGCAGTAGAGTCTCTGCCAGGCCTTGTCCCTGTCCAGTATACCCTCAAGCACTACCTGCTCTACCTTGACGGAATCCAGAGCTGTGTCAAGAAGCTAAACGAAG CTGATGCAGAACAGGCCTGGACGCCTCACCGTGTGGAGATGTGCCTCTGGGCTTGGGCCATCGGCAGCAAGCTGCAGCTGCCTTCGTTGCGGGCTCTAGGCGGAGAGGGAGCAAAGGCAGGGGACGGGGCAGAAGCAGGCAGGCCtaagaagaaaaggaaagcaacATGA
- the LOC114584619 gene encoding uncharacterized protein LOC114584619 isoform X1: MMGLEGGLYGCDDPAYWRAVLNVYQDVVMAKASKKGKTIALDKWYQEELPIAVSGRKDKHLTKEELVRLMEWKLSRGKFRPRLQQLVATNSSEMVESCTRKAFQLLPDIAAAMTELCKLKAVGPATASAILTSGAPEAAAFMADEAVESLPGLVPVQYTLKHYLLYLDGIQSCVKKLNEADAEQAWTPHRVEMCLWAWAIGSKLQLPSLRALGGEGAKAGDGAEAGRPKKKRKAT, encoded by the exons ATGATGGGGCTGGAAGGAGGACTTTATGGATGTGATGACCCTGCATACTGGAGAGCGGTTTTGAATGTTTACCAGGATGTGGTCATGGCCAAAGCGAGCAAGAAGGGGAAAACCATTGCCTTGGATAAATG GTATCAAGAGGAGCTGCCAATTGCTGTTTCCGGGCGGAAGGACAAACACTTGACAAAAGAAGAGCTGGTGAGGCTGATGGAATGGAAGCTTTCC AGAGGCAAGTTTCGCCCTCGACTCCAGCAGCTGGTGGCCACTAACTCCAGCGAGATGGTGGAGAGCTGTACCAGAAAAGCCTTCCAGCTCCTCCCTGACATAGCAGCTGCCATGACTGAGCTGTGCAAACTCAAGGCTGTGGGGCCCGCCACAGCTTCAG CGATTCTGACTTCCGGAGCCCCGGAAGCAGCTGCCTTTATGGCCGACGAAGCAGTAGAGTCTCTGCCAGGCCTTGTCCCTGTCCAGTATACCCTCAAGCACTACCTGCTCTACCTTGACGGAATCCAGAGCTGTGTCAAGAAGCTAAACGAAG CTGATGCAGAACAGGCCTGGACGCCTCACCGTGTGGAGATGTGCCTCTGGGCTTGGGCCATCGGCAGCAAGCTGCAGCTGCCTTCGTTGCGGGCTCTAGGCGGAGAGGGAGCAAAGGCAGGGGACGGGGCAGAAGCAGGCAGGCCtaagaagaaaaggaaagcaacATGA